A genomic segment from Nicotiana sylvestris chromosome 1, ASM39365v2, whole genome shotgun sequence encodes:
- the LOC104234291 gene encoding putative germin-like protein 2-1, translating into MALKSFVLTIAILAIVSSISHASDPSPLQDFCVAVNDSMAAVFVNGKICKDPKVVNADDFFKSGLNIPGNTSNQVGSAVTAVNVGNLPGLNTLGISLVRIDYAPYGLNPPHTHPRATEVLAVLEGTLYVGFVLSNPGPNMKNKLFTKILKPGDVFVFPIGLIHFQFNVGKTKAVAFAGLSSQNPGVITIANTVFGSDPQINDDVLAKAFQVDKKVIDYLQSQFWWDNNN; encoded by the exons ATGGCTCTCAAGTCCTTTGTATTAACCATTGCCATTTTGGCTATTGTCTCTTCAATAAGCCATGCATCTGATCCTAGTCCTTTGCAAGATTTTTGTGTTGCTGTTAACGACTCTATGGCTGCTG TTTTCGTGAATGGAAAAATATGCAAGGATCCGAAGGTTGTCAATGCTGATGACTTCTTCAAATCAGGCCTAAACATACCTGGAAATACTTCAAATCAAGTCGGATCAGCTGTAACTGCTGTGAACGTCGGCAACTTACCTGGACTCAACACTCTGGGCATTTCGTTAGTTCGTATTGATTATGCACCATATGGTCTCAACCCACCTCATACTCATCCTAGAGCAACTGAGGTTCTTGCTGTACTCGAGGGCACTCTCTATGTCGGTTTTGTCCTTTCAAATCCCGGACCAAATATGAAGAACAAACTCTTTACAAAGATTCTAAAACCTGGAGATGTGTTTGTTTTCCCAATAGGTCTCATTCATTTCCAATTTAATGTGGGAAAGACTAAGGCTGTTGCATTTGCTGGACTCAGTAGCCAAAATCCAGGAGTTATCACTATTGCTAATACAGTTTTTGGCTCAGATCCACAAATTAATGATGATGTTCTCGCCAAAGCGTTCcaagttgataagaaagtgatCGATTATCTCCAATCACAATTCTGGTGGGACAACAACAACTAA